The Tripterygium wilfordii isolate XIE 37 chromosome 1, ASM1340144v1, whole genome shotgun sequence sequence TAGTTATTAGAATAAGGTCCCTATAATGTTTTGGAATATTAAAATCACCCCGTATCTTATTGTCCCttataaaaaatcaaatttaatcaaaagacatacatacacattgttcttgttgaatttttaaaattctctGTATATCTTTAttgaataaaatcaaatttaatcaaAAGACATACATACACATGGGACTTgttgaatttttaaaattctctGGATATCTTTAttgaataaaatcaaatttaatcaaAAGACACACATACACATTGTACTTgttgaatttttaaaattctctTGATATCTTTAttgaataaaatcaaatttaatcaaAAGACATACATACACATTGTTCTTGTTGAATTTTTAAACTTCTGTGGATATCtttattgaataaaatttttgagATTCTCATAATTTCAATCTGCTTAGGTAGAGTATGACTCTAGAGATTTTTaacaaacaaatatttttgaCTCTAGGGATTGTCTCATTTTTCAGTCTAAATTatagaaattaaaatttaaaccaTTATTTTAGAGAGATTTGAGATCACGTAAGCCTTCATTCCCAAACTTAATTAacattaaactttatttagtcaaatcaaataaaccaaAATATTTGTCCATTTGACATCAGCCCAACTTAAAAAACACTGCATGTTAGTCTACTAGATTTGTAcatctttatcttttttatttttttcttgattagATTTACCTTTAAAATTCATTTGGACATGAGCAAGTAGAAGTATTGAAGTTGGAGAGGGAAAACAGgatgcaatttgaaaattttgaaattacacgTAAACACAAATATGTCGCCGTAAGTGCGAATCCAATGTCTCATAGAAAGGGCTTCGAACAAATGGTGGGCTTTGAATTCAAACCATGTGAAGGGGCCCAACtagaacaaagaaaaacttaATGGGCACAGATGGAGACTTTAATCATTAGCCTCTTTACGctacaaataaataataataattaaaaaaaaaagtggcctCTTCCAGCAGAATGATGAATCAAAGGTCTCAGAGAAAGAGCTGGGAAGTGGTGGCTTTgaattcaaaagaaagaaagaaagaatgctTGATGGAGATTTTTATAATTATAGTATTTGCTGTTGTGCATTCCAGAACAGtactaggaatgctcaattagtcAATTATGGATTAGAGTTTATGTTTTAGGCATGCTCAATTAGTCAAATTATAGATTAGAGTTTATGGTTTAGGATTGGAGAACAAGCTGCCGAATGCGCAGTTTAATCCAAATTTAGAACACAGACAGCGTGTTTACTAATTTGCTTCCATTTCACTTCAAAACTTGTAGGGGAGCCTGTCATTTACTTTAATCGAGACAAAGATTGACCTGCTTTGTTTCATCATTAGTTTCTGAGTTTCTCTACTACTCCAACATGATGGCCCAACACTCGCTCTGATTAAAGCTAAAACTCCAAGTATAAAAGGACTAGGCTTCTTTATAACGAATTCTTTTACCCACCTAAGCAGTAAGCAGTGTCTGTTCTTGATTGCTAAGGAATGTTGATCTGATCCCCAGTTCTGTGGTTTTCACAGGATTTTAATGGGATTATGGTCTGTTCTTGATTACTAAGGAATGTGGGTATGAATGTTTATGGTTTGCACAAGATCTTAACGGCGGCAATGCCCACGTAAATACAAGATCCTTCCCATTTCAACTGTAATACACCATTAGTGTTTTGGTGCGTTACTTCAAATAAAAGGTGAATAACTTCCAGAAAGACCATCCATAAAATTCATTCCCCAAAGTGATTTCTAATGCAAGAGTCAAGAACAACTACACCAAGCATTGCAAATTCTACATTACTGATGCACTCAACAGTGAAAAGCTTCATCGCTGGATCTCAGAAATCGAGAATCTCTAGAGAAATCAAGAGCCCTTGTTGAATTTACGACCAGACAATCTCTCTGACTCGTGTAGTATGTGATTTATAAGTCCTCTTGCAGCACTGTGAACCCagaatataaagataaaaattagCAATGATGTTGCCAACGAAAAGAGGGCGAATTTTGAGCTTGTGGTCACAGCCCAGAAAACATAAATAAGGCAGAAGTGGGGAAACCATTAAAGGGGAAAAGAGCAAGCTAGAGACATGCGCTCCTAGGATATAATTTAAGCACTCGTTGCTTCCTCGCAACGTTCCTCTCACACCCTCTAAGACAACGAGACATGTATggaagaacaaaagaaactaaaacttACTCATCCTTCAACTTTTGAATCTTCTCTGGATCAGTCTCATGCTTGTGCCTTTTAAATTGTTGCCTGACCATTTCAACAAGTAATGATGTATTATGTTGCTGCATTGCAAATAGAACATGGACCAAGTTAATTTAGAATATATTATAAATTTGAATGAAGAAACTCTGAAAACTTGCAAGGCATTTGGTAGAGATATGACTAAAACCAAGTGCATCAGCCAAGGGAGTACATTAAACAATTTGTGTTGGACAATCCAAAGAAGGAGCTCTGGTATAAGGAGAACACTAGCTCTAGCTTCCTTGCAGGATTATCCTTCGGAGCTCATCAATCCAGAAAACACCTAATGTTTACAAGTTTTTTTATGCTAAATCCTACGATTTATACGGTGGAATCTAACATGAGAAGGAAGCCACAAAAATCTCAGTTCTTGCCCTGATATTGTATGTGTCGTCTCTTGTGAATTCAGTGAGTTCCGAGAATAAGCTCAGTACTTCTACCTTCTACTCAGCCATTATCAATTCTACATATTCTTCTTATCCGCCAATACGCActtaatgataaaaaaaactgTAGATTGCATATTGGCTGACAGCCATAGATAATGAAGATAAATGACTCGGCATTATTAGCATCTTCCCCCTGACCAATTCTACCGTTGAAATCTCCTATGAAACCAGCGTTTGTTGCTACCAAAAGCAAAGTGCCGGTGAAATCTCACTC is a genomic window containing:
- the LOC120001059 gene encoding uncharacterized protein LOC120001059, producing the protein MPSLQTALPPELANNVIRLYRECLRRAKYIGHQQHNTSLLVEMVRQQFKRHKHETDPEKIQKLKDDAARGLINHILHESERLSGRKFNKGS